One genomic window of Halovivax cerinus includes the following:
- a CDS encoding GTPBP1 family GTP-binding protein produces MSRDRALLQRALDRGEEDGGNVEFKERLSRHIHLAEGRRESLAAQLRHRVLSGDGEATYVVGVTDDGGLAGISPDAFSESMDVLSLLAEEADAHIEDVQTWGVDRSDADADSSVGDGKAGASEGASETESTGGLVGVATICDGAVLETDTEHVVVGTAGHVDHGKSTLVGSLVTGRADDGEGNTRSFLDVKPHEVERGLSADLSYAVYGFDDDGPVHVRNPNRKGDRAAVVEEADRLVSFVDTVGHEPWLRTTIRGLVGQKLDYGLLTVAADDGPTRVTREHLGVLLATDLPTMVAITKTDLVEDERVEEVEREVERLLRDVEKSPLSVERHGVDAAVEEIDETVVPIARTSAVTMTGLDTLDELFDRLPKTAGEDGEFRMYVDRSYSVTGVGAVASGTIKSGAVEAGDELLVGPMADGGFHEVEVRSIEMHYHRVDRARSGRIVGIALKGISESALERGMVLLPADADPEPVREFEAEVMVLNHPTRIGDGYEPVVHLETIGEAAAFYPEGGRLLPGDTGKTRIRFKFRPYLVEEGQKFVFREGRSKGVGTVTDVTPRV; encoded by the coding sequence ATGTCCCGTGACCGGGCCCTGTTGCAGCGGGCCCTGGACCGTGGCGAGGAGGACGGTGGCAACGTCGAATTCAAAGAGCGTCTCTCCCGACACATCCACCTGGCCGAGGGACGTCGCGAGAGTCTCGCTGCGCAATTGCGCCATCGGGTTCTTTCGGGCGACGGAGAGGCGACCTACGTCGTTGGCGTCACCGACGACGGCGGCCTCGCCGGCATCTCGCCGGACGCGTTCTCCGAGTCGATGGACGTCCTCTCTCTGCTCGCCGAGGAAGCCGACGCCCACATCGAGGACGTCCAGACGTGGGGCGTGGATCGATCCGACGCGGATGCGGACTCGTCCGTCGGGGACGGGAAGGCAGGCGCGTCGGAGGGTGCCAGCGAGACCGAGTCCACGGGCGGGCTCGTCGGCGTCGCGACTATCTGTGACGGCGCGGTTCTCGAGACGGACACCGAACACGTCGTCGTCGGGACGGCCGGCCACGTCGACCACGGCAAGTCCACCCTCGTCGGTTCGCTGGTGACCGGCCGGGCCGACGACGGCGAGGGCAACACGCGAAGCTTTCTCGACGTCAAGCCTCACGAGGTCGAACGCGGCCTCTCGGCGGACCTCTCCTACGCGGTTTACGGGTTCGACGACGATGGCCCGGTTCACGTTCGGAATCCGAACCGGAAGGGCGACCGCGCGGCTGTCGTCGAGGAAGCCGACCGACTCGTCTCGTTCGTCGACACCGTCGGGCACGAACCCTGGCTGCGGACGACGATCCGTGGCCTCGTCGGGCAGAAACTCGACTACGGGTTGCTCACCGTCGCGGCCGACGACGGGCCCACCCGTGTCACGCGCGAACACCTCGGGGTCCTCCTCGCGACGGATCTGCCGACCATGGTCGCCATCACGAAGACGGACCTCGTCGAGGACGAGCGCGTCGAGGAAGTCGAACGCGAGGTCGAACGCCTGCTGCGCGACGTCGAGAAGTCGCCGCTGTCGGTCGAGCGCCACGGCGTCGACGCCGCCGTCGAGGAGATCGACGAGACGGTCGTTCCGATCGCCCGCACGAGCGCGGTCACGATGACGGGCCTCGACACCCTCGACGAATTGTTCGACCGGTTGCCCAAGACCGCGGGCGAGGACGGCGAGTTCCGGATGTACGTCGATCGCTCCTACTCGGTGACCGGCGTCGGGGCGGTCGCATCGGGGACGATCAAGTCGGGTGCGGTCGAGGCCGGCGACGAATTACTCGTCGGTCCGATGGCCGACGGCGGGTTCCACGAAGTCGAGGTGCGCTCCATCGAGATGCACTACCACCGCGTCGACAGGGCTCGCTCCGGTCGGATCGTCGGTATCGCGCTGAAGGGGATCTCCGAATCGGCCCTGGAGCGAGGGATGGTCCTCCTGCCCGCCGACGCAGATCCCGAACCCGTCCGGGAGTTCGAGGCCGAGGTGATGGTGCTCAACCACCCGACCCGCATCGGGGATGGCTACGAACCCGTGGTACACCTGGAGACGATCGGCGAGGCCGCGGCGTTCTACCCCGAGGGTGGTCGTCTCCTGCCAGGCGACACGGGAAAGACACGCATTCGTTTCAAGTTCCGTCCGTATCTCGTCGAGGAGGGCCAGAAGTTCGTCTTCCGCGAGGGCCGCAGCAAGGGCGTCGGTACGGTGACGGACGTCACGCCCCGAGTCTGA
- a CDS encoding NAD-dependent epimerase/dehydratase family protein has protein sequence MHIFVAGATGVLGRRLVAELEDRGHNVVGLVRDDAGAEAVRSRGGTPVVGDVLDRPSLVEAVGPDIDAIVHAATAIPTDAKPSAADWKRNDRIRIDGTEHLLAAAREAEVGQFVAQSIVWVARQPDGSAFDETATPNPDRTTASALEAEELVEAATAGTGMDGCVLRGGWFYAPDAAHTRQFGERLLAGRMPVVGSGLLGRRDATLSVVHVDDAAAAYASAIEHRLSGVYHVVDEEPVTLAAFLRTLADELGASAPRRVPGWLARLAVGRDTVRLLTNSMPTNAARFRAETGWKPVYSTYEAGIERVVERWRETGAIERVDGRYVWRGEV, from the coding sequence ATGCACATCTTCGTCGCCGGCGCGACAGGCGTCCTCGGACGGCGACTCGTCGCGGAACTCGAAGATCGCGGCCACAACGTGGTCGGACTAGTACGGGACGACGCAGGCGCGGAAGCGGTCCGATCGCGTGGTGGGACGCCGGTCGTCGGTGACGTACTCGACCGCCCCTCTCTCGTCGAGGCTGTCGGGCCTGACATCGATGCCATTGTCCACGCGGCGACGGCGATTCCGACCGACGCGAAACCGTCCGCGGCGGACTGGAAACGCAACGACCGGATCCGGATCGACGGAACCGAACATTTGCTCGCGGCGGCCAGAGAGGCCGAGGTGGGGCAATTTGTCGCACAGAGCATCGTCTGGGTCGCTCGCCAGCCCGACGGGAGCGCGTTCGACGAGACGGCGACGCCGAACCCGGATCGAACGACGGCGTCGGCGCTCGAAGCCGAGGAGCTGGTGGAAGCGGCGACGGCCGGGACCGGGATGGATGGCTGCGTTCTACGCGGCGGCTGGTTTTACGCCCCCGATGCGGCACATACGCGCCAATTCGGCGAGCGTCTCCTCGCCGGCCGGATGCCTGTCGTCGGGAGCGGCCTCCTCGGTCGCCGGGACGCGACGCTCTCGGTGGTGCACGTCGACGACGCCGCGGCGGCCTACGCCAGCGCGATCGAACACCGCCTCTCTGGGGTGTATCACGTGGTCGACGAGGAACCGGTGACGCTGGCTGCGTTTCTGCGCACGCTGGCGGACGAACTCGGCGCGTCGGCGCCACGTCGAGTTCCCGGCTGGCTCGCACGGCTGGCCGTCGGGCGCGACACCGTCCGACTGCTGACGAACTCGATGCCGACGAATGCGGCGCGTTTTCGTGCGGAGACGGGCTGGAAACCTGTATACTCGACCTACGAGGCGGGGATCGAACGCGTCGTCGAACGGTGGCGGGAAACCGGTGCGATCGAACGGGTCGACGGTAGGTACGTCTGGCGGGGCGAGGTGTGA
- the mch gene encoding methenyltetrahydromethanopterin cyclohydrolase, which translates to MDQLNRMAIELVDEALEYADELNLGVTELANESTVLDFGIDHPGGMEAGLLLTEIQTAGLATPHRALDTLAGASIPYVELSTDQPALSLLCAQKAGWELVTEDFEGLGSGPARALVAEEDVYQRLGYAEEFDLTALAVETDERPTVAAADQVAAFADVQPSGVFLLAYPTASLVGSVTNAARVAELATYRLTELGYDPRDIVSASSRAPVAPVAADERTAIGRTTDAVAYGGRAHLVVREPFEDFDAIASSAADEHGSPFAEIFDGMDWNFEDAPAELFGPATVTVDVLGGETHTFGETHEDVLVESFDL; encoded by the coding sequence ATGGACCAACTGAACCGGATGGCGATCGAACTCGTCGACGAAGCCCTCGAGTACGCCGACGAACTGAACCTCGGCGTCACGGAACTCGCGAACGAATCGACCGTCCTCGACTTCGGAATCGATCACCCAGGCGGGATGGAGGCCGGTCTATTACTCACGGAGATTCAGACCGCCGGACTCGCGACCCCTCACCGAGCGCTCGACACGCTCGCCGGCGCGTCGATTCCGTACGTCGAACTCTCGACGGACCAGCCCGCCCTGTCGCTACTGTGCGCCCAGAAGGCCGGCTGGGAGCTCGTGACCGAAGACTTCGAGGGACTCGGCAGCGGTCCAGCTCGCGCACTCGTCGCCGAAGAGGACGTCTATCAGCGACTCGGCTACGCGGAAGAGTTCGACCTCACGGCGCTGGCCGTCGAGACGGACGAGCGACCGACGGTCGCCGCGGCCGACCAGGTGGCCGCGTTCGCCGACGTCCAGCCCAGCGGGGTCTTCCTCCTCGCGTACCCGACGGCGAGCCTCGTCGGCAGCGTGACGAACGCCGCGCGGGTGGCCGAGCTTGCGACGTACCGACTCACTGAACTCGGCTACGATCCCCGGGATATCGTCTCCGCGAGCAGTCGTGCCCCGGTCGCACCCGTCGCCGCGGACGAGCGGACGGCCATCGGCCGTACGACCGACGCGGTCGCCTACGGCGGTCGCGCTCACCTCGTCGTCCGCGAACCGTTCGAAGACTTCGACGCGATCGCGTCGTCGGCCGCCGACGAGCACGGCAGTCCGTTCGCGGAGATCTTCGACGGGATGGACTGGAACTTCGAGGACGCGCCAGCCGAACTGTTCGGTCCCGCGACGGTCACCGTCGACGTACTCGGCGGCGAGACACACACGTTCGGCGAGACGCACGAGGACGTCCTCGTCGAGTCGTTCGACCTGTAG
- a CDS encoding DUF106 domain-containing protein, with product MTRTVEKVNSLLREDAEMESALESIRDQADDNGGEVAWGDVSDDLTSGQWGRIIEQGVLVDGNDGFEIADREALDEALDGDTDGEPLGGVEIDPEESKWSQWDKLAGATALLLMFGYWTNTVRDLVGNTMNAFLGPLDANLPFYAVILSISLLTGLASALVQSNVMDPERMGKYQKRMQAVQQKSKDAQKALEEAKDRDASDAEIERLQNEVDRVQQEQMESMGENLGMFKEQGRMMVWSMLFIIPLFLWMYWKIRASGPQAVDAVEMEMIMPIFGKTQFNSGAVGPMPAWIVWYFVCSMGFSQVIRKALDINMSPTTD from the coding sequence ATGACCCGTACGGTGGAGAAAGTGAACTCGCTCCTTCGGGAGGACGCGGAGATGGAATCCGCGCTCGAATCCATCCGCGATCAGGCGGACGACAACGGGGGTGAGGTCGCGTGGGGTGACGTCAGCGACGACCTCACGAGCGGCCAGTGGGGCCGGATCATCGAACAGGGCGTGCTGGTCGACGGGAACGACGGGTTCGAGATCGCCGACCGAGAGGCGCTCGACGAGGCCCTTGACGGTGACACGGACGGCGAGCCCCTCGGCGGCGTCGAGATCGATCCCGAGGAGTCGAAGTGGTCCCAGTGGGACAAACTCGCCGGCGCCACTGCGCTCCTGTTGATGTTCGGCTACTGGACGAACACCGTCCGCGACCTCGTCGGCAACACGATGAACGCGTTCCTCGGTCCGCTCGACGCGAACCTCCCGTTCTATGCGGTCATCCTCTCGATCTCGTTGCTCACCGGGCTCGCCTCGGCACTCGTCCAGTCGAACGTCATGGACCCCGAACGGATGGGCAAGTACCAAAAGCGCATGCAGGCCGTCCAGCAGAAGTCGAAGGACGCCCAGAAGGCACTGGAGGAAGCGAAGGACCGCGACGCGAGTGACGCGGAGATCGAACGTCTCCAGAACGAGGTCGATCGCGTCCAGCAAGAGCAGATGGAGTCGATGGGCGAGAACCTCGGCATGTTCAAAGAGCAGGGTCGGATGATGGTCTGGTCGATGCTCTTCATCATCCCGCTGTTCCTCTGGATGTACTGGAAGATTCGCGCGTCCGGACCGCAGGCGGTCGACGCCGTAGAGATGGAGATGATCATGCCCATCTTCGGGAAGACCCAGTTCAACTCGGGCGCAGTCGGTCCCATGCCGGCCTGGATCGTCTGGTACTTCGTCTGTTCGATGGGCTTCTCCCAGGTCATCCGGAAGGCTCTGGACATCAACATGAGTCCCACGACGGACTGA
- the cmk gene encoding (d)CMP kinase, with the protein MLLTVSGPPGSGKSTTAALLAEHFELQHVSGGDIFRELADERDYTPLEFNKLAEENDSIDRDLDRRLRDVAVERDDLVLESRLAGWLAGEHADFKFWLDAPASVRGERIAEREEKDPAAATEETRAREASEAQRYREYYGIDIEDLKIYDLSVNTARWDPDAVLDMLTTAVEEYDATGDEGKAPVELAIDV; encoded by the coding sequence ATGTTACTGACCGTCTCCGGTCCGCCGGGCAGCGGGAAGAGTACCACGGCGGCGTTGCTCGCGGAGCACTTCGAACTCCAGCACGTGAGCGGCGGGGACATCTTTCGCGAACTCGCCGACGAACGAGACTACACGCCGCTCGAGTTCAACAAGTTAGCCGAGGAGAACGACTCGATCGACCGCGATCTCGACCGTCGACTTCGCGACGTCGCCGTCGAACGCGACGACCTGGTGCTCGAATCACGACTCGCCGGCTGGCTCGCCGGCGAGCACGCCGATTTCAAGTTCTGGCTCGACGCCCCGGCGTCGGTCCGCGGCGAACGCATCGCCGAGCGCGAGGAGAAGGACCCGGCGGCCGCCACGGAAGAGACGCGCGCTCGCGAGGCGAGTGAGGCTCAGCGCTACCGTGAGTACTACGGGATCGACATCGAGGATCTGAAGATCTACGACCTCTCCGTCAACACGGCGCGCTGGGATCCCGACGCGGTCCTCGACATGCTCACGACGGCCGTCGAGGAGTACGACGCGACGGGAGACGAGGGCAAAGCCCCCGTCGAACTCGCAATCGACGTCTGA
- a CDS encoding RNA-guided pseudouridylation complex pseudouridine synthase subunit Cbf5, which translates to MSLRDPPTDRSLVDSLHFGVVNLDKPPGPSSHQVSAWIRDAVDDRLAAVGAEPIGRAAHAGTLDPKVTGCLPVMLGDATRLAQVFLEGEKEYVAVLECHGPVPTDVESTLAAFEGPIYQKPPRKSAVSRRLRVREIYDLDALEVQERRLLLRIRCESGTYVRKLCHDLGLALGTGAHMGDLRRTATDPFDDRDLVSATDLLDALAFWVEDDDPEPLRSIVDPAERILTGLPAVTIAETAAHEVANGAPVYAPGVLDVEGVPDRTPGDDTEAGEPPLVACYTPNGSAVCLGTLVGDPDADSGTVVDLERVLV; encoded by the coding sequence ATGTCTTTGCGCGACCCACCGACTGACCGCTCGCTCGTCGACAGCCTCCACTTCGGCGTCGTAAACCTCGATAAGCCACCCGGACCATCGTCCCATCAGGTAAGTGCCTGGATCCGGGACGCCGTCGACGACCGCCTGGCTGCGGTCGGTGCGGAGCCGATCGGACGGGCCGCGCACGCAGGGACGTTAGATCCCAAGGTGACTGGGTGCCTTCCCGTGATGCTCGGCGACGCAACCCGACTCGCCCAGGTGTTCCTCGAGGGGGAAAAGGAGTACGTGGCCGTTCTCGAGTGTCACGGTCCGGTTCCGACCGACGTCGAGTCGACGCTCGCCGCGTTCGAGGGCCCGATCTACCAGAAACCGCCGCGCAAGAGCGCGGTGTCGCGTCGACTTCGCGTGCGGGAGATCTACGACCTCGACGCGCTGGAGGTCCAGGAGCGCCGGCTCCTCCTGCGGATCCGCTGTGAGAGCGGGACGTACGTCCGGAAGCTCTGTCACGATCTGGGTCTCGCGCTCGGAACGGGCGCGCACATGGGCGACCTCCGGCGGACGGCGACCGATCCGTTCGACGATCGCGATCTCGTGAGTGCAACGGATCTGCTCGACGCGCTCGCCTTCTGGGTCGAAGACGACGACCCCGAGCCGCTTCGATCGATCGTCGACCCGGCCGAGCGCATTCTGACCGGACTCCCTGCGGTGACGATCGCCGAGACCGCGGCGCACGAGGTGGCCAACGGTGCACCGGTCTACGCACCCGGCGTTCTCGACGTGGAGGGCGTGCCGGACCGGACACCTGGTGACGATACGGAGGCGGGCGAGCCGCCACTCGTCGCGTGTTACACGCCGAACGGATCTGCCGTCTGTCTCGGCACGCTCGTCGGCGATCCGGACGCGGATTCGGGGACGGTCGTGGATCTCGAACGGGTGCTCGTCTGA
- a CDS encoding succinylglutamate desuccinylase/aspartoacylase family protein: protein MEIGTATARPGERTTGYLDVTGLPTGGAERLPVVLARGETDGPTLWVTGGVHGNELTGVAVTQDVLADGVPDGLSGTVVCVPICNPSGVRGVERTSSYHGDDPNRFFPDGPTSDADDSSDDRRVQELIDERLYRAIVDGADAHLDVHTAQVGSVPFVIRDRILYDPAADEDTESGGGDGERTEREAAELADRLDALARATGIPVVNEYPAAEYADRNLDRSAAGAVLNRARIPALTLELGSYGVVEEAHRATGVAAVYRTMVHLGMLESVPDAVANAAPPVASPVDFPVRRYRGPRAPRAGLCRHVLEAGETFESGAELATLVSPHGDEIDSIPVENDGYVLGRANTICYENDPVTSLAVRDEGPLVAPRD from the coding sequence ATGGAAATCGGAACGGCGACGGCGCGTCCCGGCGAGCGGACAACTGGGTATCTGGACGTCACCGGGTTACCGACCGGCGGCGCCGAACGACTCCCGGTCGTACTCGCGCGCGGAGAGACCGATGGACCGACGTTGTGGGTCACCGGTGGTGTCCACGGCAACGAACTGACGGGCGTCGCGGTCACGCAGGACGTCCTCGCGGACGGCGTGCCGGACGGATTGTCGGGAACGGTGGTTTGCGTGCCCATCTGTAATCCATCTGGCGTGCGGGGCGTGGAGCGAACGTCGTCCTATCACGGCGACGATCCGAACCGATTCTTTCCGGATGGGCCGACGAGCGACGCGGACGATTCGAGCGACGACCGGAGAGTCCAGGAACTGATCGACGAGCGCCTCTACCGGGCTATCGTCGACGGCGCGGACGCACATCTCGACGTCCACACCGCACAGGTCGGTTCCGTCCCCTTCGTGATCCGCGACCGAATTCTGTACGATCCGGCGGCGGACGAGGACACCGAATCCGGTGGTGGGGATGGCGAGCGCACCGAGCGCGAGGCCGCGGAACTGGCCGACCGACTCGACGCACTCGCGCGGGCGACGGGGATTCCGGTGGTGAACGAGTATCCCGCAGCGGAGTACGCCGATCGCAATCTCGACCGCTCGGCCGCCGGGGCGGTGCTCAATCGGGCCAGGATCCCGGCACTCACGCTGGAACTGGGGAGTTACGGCGTGGTCGAAGAGGCTCACCGCGCGACAGGCGTCGCGGCCGTCTATCGGACGATGGTCCACCTGGGTATGCTGGAGTCCGTACCGGATGCGGTGGCGAACGCCGCGCCGCCGGTCGCATCTCCGGTCGACTTTCCCGTCCGCCGGTACCGGGGTCCGAGAGCGCCGAGGGCGGGACTCTGTAGACACGTGCTCGAGGCCGGCGAAACCTTCGAATCCGGCGCGGAACTCGCGACCCTCGTGTCGCCACACGGCGACGAGATCGATTCGATACCCGTCGAAAACGACGGGTACGTCCTCGGTCGTGCGAATACGATCTGTTACGAGAACGACCCTGTGACGAGTCTCGCGGTCCGAGACGAGGGTCCGCTGGTCGCGCCGCGGGACTGA
- a CDS encoding tRNA(Ile)(2)-agmatinylcytidine synthase, with amino-acid sequence MTLVGLDDTDSRERGMCTTYVASRIAAHLRDRGRVERLLLIRLNPAIEHKTRGNASIAIHTDVDPGDAFDVASDVLDDLAIVDDDRTNPGLVVTDRPVPGAPTDASSIDPAVASFTRRAIRERLTIDDVRRRLDAPGYDYSAWGNGRGLIGALAAIGAWDALDEWTVEHIAYRTPDRWGTVRDVDPASLRTAADGAYPDVWDTIDRGTDELVAVPRTPGPVLVGIRGDDADAVDAVIDQLDGEPIATSQRFLTNQGTDVHLQDGSLGDLRDGRAYAVDGIVATEPETRRGGHVFVTIADEPVDGEETTDDRSEPDPGAAVGGNRQECVAFEPTKRFRDRVRALRPGDRITACGEVGRGTLKLEKFAVRTLRRTERATPTCPSCDRTMESAGSDQGYRCRDCGTTRARRDQVPIERSLEEGWYEVPPRARRHVAKPLVRGGFDAQTHPER; translated from the coding sequence ATGACCCTCGTCGGGCTCGACGATACGGACTCCCGGGAGCGAGGGATGTGTACCACCTACGTGGCGAGTCGGATCGCCGCGCACCTTCGCGATCGTGGCAGGGTCGAACGGCTCCTCCTGATTCGTCTCAATCCCGCAATCGAACACAAGACCCGCGGCAACGCCTCGATCGCGATCCACACCGACGTCGATCCCGGTGACGCCTTCGACGTCGCCAGCGACGTCCTCGACGACCTGGCAATCGTCGACGACGATCGAACCAACCCTGGGCTCGTCGTCACCGATCGGCCCGTCCCGGGTGCCCCGACAGACGCGTCGTCGATCGACCCGGCAGTCGCGTCGTTTACGCGCCGGGCGATCCGCGAGCGACTCACCATCGACGACGTCAGGCGTCGACTCGATGCGCCGGGTTACGACTACAGCGCGTGGGGGAACGGGCGAGGGCTGATCGGTGCGCTCGCCGCGATCGGCGCCTGGGATGCCCTCGACGAGTGGACCGTCGAACACATCGCCTATCGAACGCCCGACCGGTGGGGAACCGTCCGCGACGTCGACCCGGCATCGCTCCGGACGGCCGCCGACGGGGCCTACCCGGACGTCTGGGATACGATCGATCGCGGAACCGACGAACTCGTCGCCGTTCCGCGGACGCCCGGTCCCGTCCTCGTCGGGATCAGAGGTGACGACGCAGACGCCGTCGATGCAGTGATCGACCAGCTCGACGGCGAACCGATCGCCACGAGCCAGCGATTCCTGACGAACCAGGGGACCGACGTCCACCTCCAGGACGGGTCGCTCGGCGACCTACGCGACGGCCGCGCGTACGCCGTCGACGGGATCGTCGCGACCGAACCGGAGACACGACGCGGGGGACACGTCTTCGTCACCATCGCCGACGAACCGGTCGACGGCGAAGAGACCACGGACGACCGAAGCGAACCGGATCCCGGGGCAGCCGTCGGTGGCAATCGTCAGGAGTGTGTCGCGTTCGAGCCGACGAAACGGTTTCGAGATCGTGTACGGGCACTCAGGCCGGGCGATCGGATCACCGCGTGCGGCGAGGTCGGTCGCGGAACCCTCAAACTCGAGAAGTTCGCCGTCAGAACCCTCCGTCGAACGGAACGCGCCACACCGACGTGTCCGTCGTGCGATCGAACGATGGAAAGCGCCGGGAGCGATCAGGGATATCGCTGTCGCGACTGCGGAACCACCCGAGCGCGACGCGACCAGGTCCCGATCGAGCGGTCACTCGAGGAGGGGTGGTACGAAGTGCCGCCTCGCGCCCGCCGCCACGTCGCGAAACCGCTCGTTCGTGGTGGGTTCGACGCACAGACCCATCCCGAACGATGA
- a CDS encoding transcriptional regulator, with product MSRSALVGNVTAMLTDAGFVVSDRCAIRPKSFDVAARRGDELVLVKILGNVDAFNEETGMEMRRLGTHLGATPFVIGLRSRDEDLKPDVVYFRHGVPVFSPDTAYNLFIEGVPPLIYAAPGGLYVNIDGDLLADERKRRDWSLGRLATELGVSRRTVSKYEDGMNASVEIAMALEELFEGELTSPVDVLEGTDEIHETDPTPEDPAADPNDEELVATLVRTGFTVHPTNRSPFNAVSTEEDRDEGPVLTGHSTFTRAAKKRAKIMSSIGHVTRTRSVYVVDETSRESVDGTALVEREELEALDDADELRAMIRERAEPEEAL from the coding sequence ATGTCCCGGTCCGCACTGGTCGGAAACGTCACCGCGATGTTGACTGACGCGGGGTTCGTGGTGAGCGACCGGTGTGCCATTCGCCCAAAGAGTTTCGACGTCGCGGCACGCCGGGGAGACGAACTCGTACTCGTGAAGATCCTCGGAAACGTCGACGCGTTCAACGAGGAAACCGGCATGGAGATGCGCCGGCTCGGAACCCACCTGGGTGCAACCCCGTTCGTGATCGGTCTACGAAGTCGAGACGAGGACCTGAAACCCGACGTCGTCTACTTCCGACACGGGGTCCCGGTGTTCAGCCCCGACACCGCGTACAACCTCTTCATCGAAGGGGTCCCCCCGCTGATCTACGCCGCTCCGGGTGGCCTCTACGTGAACATCGACGGCGACCTGCTCGCCGACGAGCGAAAACGCCGCGACTGGAGCCTCGGTCGCCTCGCCACCGAACTCGGTGTATCGCGACGGACTGTCTCGAAGTACGAAGATGGGATGAACGCTTCCGTGGAGATCGCGATGGCGCTAGAGGAACTCTTCGAGGGGGAACTGACGAGCCCGGTCGACGTTCTCGAGGGGACGGACGAGATCCACGAGACCGATCCGACTCCCGAGGACCCGGCGGCCGATCCAAACGACGAGGAACTCGTGGCCACGCTCGTTCGAACTGGCTTTACCGTCCACCCGACGAATCGGTCTCCGTTCAACGCCGTCAGCACGGAAGAAGACCGGGACGAAGGGCCGGTCCTGACCGGCCACTCGACGTTTACGCGAGCTGCGAAGAAGCGTGCGAAGATAATGTCCTCTATCGGGCACGTCACGCGGACGCGCTCGGTCTACGTCGTCGACGAAACCTCGCGCGAATCGGTAGACGGAACGGCGCTCGTCGAACGCGAGGAACTCGAAGCGCTGGACGACGCGGACGAACTCCGCGCCATGATCCGTGAACGCGCCGAACCGGAAGAGGCGCTGTAA
- a CDS encoding PLP-dependent cysteine synthase family protein: MTHEPGTAGALDDAFTDTTLDAIGGTPMVALPSIRPNGGASIAVKWEGANPTGSLKDRMALAMVRHARERGELMPGDRVVEFTGGSTGSSLAFVCAVLGHPLSIVTADCVAEEKIDSMRALGAELTIVETPDGRPYDGLFDDLRDEAEQISDEGAYFTDQFTNEDQLAGYEGLGREILEQRPDVDEFVMIVGTGGSAMGTARALDSAGADVTITGVEPAESPVLTEGEAGTHSVQGTAIVGSPPLVDVDVFDRIESVPTEEGVECVQRIAAEDGLLVGTSTGMNVAAARRVAAERDPDETVVTVACDTGLKYLSDGLYDGLDETPFCLC, from the coding sequence ATGACTCACGAACCCGGAACAGCAGGCGCGCTGGACGATGCGTTCACGGACACGACGCTCGACGCGATCGGCGGGACACCGATGGTGGCGTTGCCGTCGATCCGGCCGAACGGTGGGGCTTCGATCGCCGTCAAGTGGGAAGGTGCCAACCCGACGGGGAGTCTCAAAGATCGCATGGCGCTCGCGATGGTCCGACACGCCAGAGAGCGCGGCGAGCTGATGCCGGGTGACCGCGTCGTCGAGTTCACCGGCGGATCGACCGGGTCGAGCCTGGCGTTCGTCTGCGCCGTTCTGGGCCACCCGCTCTCGATCGTGACTGCCGATTGCGTCGCCGAGGAGAAGATCGACTCGATGCGCGCGCTCGGTGCCGAGCTGACGATCGTCGAGACGCCAGACGGACGTCCGTACGACGGTCTTTTCGACGACCTCAGGGACGAAGCAGAGCAGATTTCGGACGAGGGCGCGTACTTCACCGACCAGTTCACGAACGAGGACCAACTGGCCGGCTACGAGGGACTCGGCCGCGAGATACTGGAGCAGCGGCCCGACGTCGACGAGTTCGTGATGATCGTCGGGACCGGGGGGTCGGCCATGGGGACCGCTCGCGCGCTCGATTCTGCGGGTGCCGACGTGACGATCACCGGCGTCGAACCCGCCGAGTCCCCCGTCCTGACCGAAGGGGAGGCCGGTACTCACAGCGTCCAGGGGACGGCGATCGTCGGTTCGCCGCCGCTCGTCGACGTCGACGTGTTCGACCGGATCGAGTCGGTGCCGACCGAGGAGGGCGTCGAGTGTGTCCAGCGAATCGCCGCCGAAGACGGCCTGCTCGTCGGGACGAGTACCGGAATGAACGTCGCGGCTGCCCGCCGCGTCGCGGCGGAGCGTGACCCGGACGAGACAGTCGTCACCGTCGCCTGCGACACCGGCCTGAAGTACCTCTCCGACGGGCTCTACGACGGACTGGACGAAACGCCCTTCTGTCTCTGCTGA